A stretch of Agelaius phoeniceus isolate bAgePho1 chromosome 30, bAgePho1.hap1, whole genome shotgun sequence DNA encodes these proteins:
- the DMTN gene encoding dematin isoform X1, producing the protein MERLQKQPLTSPGSVCSSRGSSVPGSPSSIVAKMDNEVLGYKDLAAIPKDKAILDIERPDLMIYEPHFTYSLMEHVELPRSRERSLSPKSMSPPPSPEVIREWLESRPPSSAALPPSRQGPAPTRSSVQHFHRPETDTTELNIYKKPPIYRQKDHHSSAHHGKHLIEDLIIESSKFPAAQPPDPNQPAKIETDYWPCPPSLAVVETEWRRRMASKRGEEEDEDLTEEMKNLRELQRQELSKVTSNLGKLILKEEMEKSLPIRRKTRSLPDRTPFHTSLHTSSKSSSLPASGRSTLTRLQSAEFGSAGSEKGSPALQVRAHLDTDPETQETVTGAGTPGPPRGRSLEGGGTWSPP; encoded by the exons ATGGAAAGACTGCAGAAG CAGCCTCTGACCTCCCCTGGGAGCGTCTGCTCTTCGCGCGGATCCAGCGTTCCCGGCTCTCCCTCCAGCATCGTG GCCAAAATGGACAACGAGGTCCTGGGCTACAAGGACCTGGCTGCCATCCCCAAGGACAAAGCCATCCTGGACATCGAGCGCCCCGACCTGATGATCTACGAGCCCCACTTCACCTACTCGCTGATGGAGCACGTGGAGCTGCCCCGGAGCCGCGAG CGCTCCCTGTCTCCCAAATCCATGTCTCCTCCTCCGTCTCCAGAG GTGATCCGGGAGTGGCTGGAGAGCCGCCCCCCCAGCAGCGCCGCGCTGCCCCCCTCGCGCCAGGGCCCTGCTCCCACGCGCAGCAGCGTCCAGCACTTCCACCGCCCCG aGACCGACACCACAGAGCTCAACATTTACAAGAAGCCCCCGATCTACCGGCAGAAAG ACCACCATTCCAGCGCCCACCACGGGAAGCATCTCATCGAGGACCTGATCATCGAATCCTCCAAATTCCCGGCGGCGCAGCCCCCGGATCCCAACCAGCCCGCCAAGATCGAGACCGACTACTGGCCCTGCCCGCCCTCGCTGGCCGTCGTGG AGACggagtggaggaggaggatggcgTCCAAGAgaggtgaggaggaggatgaggatctGACGGAGGAGATGAAGAACCTGCGGGAGCtccagaggcaggagctgagcaag GTCACCTCCAACCTCGGGAAGCTGATCCtgaaggaggagatggagaagtCGCTCCCGATCCGGAGGAAAACTCGCTCACTGCCGGACCGGACGCCTTTCCACACCT CCCTCCACACGAGCTCCAAGAGCTCCTCCCTCCCCGCCTCGGGCCGGAGCACCCTCACCCGG ctgcagtCAGCAGAGTTCGGCTCGGCCGGGAGCGAGAAGGGGAGCCCTg ccctgcaggtaAGAGCTCACCTGGACACGGACCCCGAGACCCAGGAGACGGTGACGGGGGCGGGGACACCGGGGCCACCTCGGGGACGGTCCCTGGAGGGGGGAGGGACCTGGAGCCCCCCCTGA
- the DMTN gene encoding dematin isoform X2 produces the protein MERLQKPLTSPGSVCSSRGSSVPGSPSSIVAKMDNEVLGYKDLAAIPKDKAILDIERPDLMIYEPHFTYSLMEHVELPRSRERSLSPKSMSPPPSPEVIREWLESRPPSSAALPPSRQGPAPTRSSVQHFHRPETDTTELNIYKKPPIYRQKDHHSSAHHGKHLIEDLIIESSKFPAAQPPDPNQPAKIETDYWPCPPSLAVVETEWRRRMASKRGEEEDEDLTEEMKNLRELQRQELSKVTSNLGKLILKEEMEKSLPIRRKTRSLPDRTPFHTSLHTSSKSSSLPASGRSTLTRLQSAEFGSAGSEKGSPALQVRAHLDTDPETQETVTGAGTPGPPRGRSLEGGGTWSPP, from the exons ATGGAAAGACTGCAGAAG CCTCTGACCTCCCCTGGGAGCGTCTGCTCTTCGCGCGGATCCAGCGTTCCCGGCTCTCCCTCCAGCATCGTG GCCAAAATGGACAACGAGGTCCTGGGCTACAAGGACCTGGCTGCCATCCCCAAGGACAAAGCCATCCTGGACATCGAGCGCCCCGACCTGATGATCTACGAGCCCCACTTCACCTACTCGCTGATGGAGCACGTGGAGCTGCCCCGGAGCCGCGAG CGCTCCCTGTCTCCCAAATCCATGTCTCCTCCTCCGTCTCCAGAG GTGATCCGGGAGTGGCTGGAGAGCCGCCCCCCCAGCAGCGCCGCGCTGCCCCCCTCGCGCCAGGGCCCTGCTCCCACGCGCAGCAGCGTCCAGCACTTCCACCGCCCCG aGACCGACACCACAGAGCTCAACATTTACAAGAAGCCCCCGATCTACCGGCAGAAAG ACCACCATTCCAGCGCCCACCACGGGAAGCATCTCATCGAGGACCTGATCATCGAATCCTCCAAATTCCCGGCGGCGCAGCCCCCGGATCCCAACCAGCCCGCCAAGATCGAGACCGACTACTGGCCCTGCCCGCCCTCGCTGGCCGTCGTGG AGACggagtggaggaggaggatggcgTCCAAGAgaggtgaggaggaggatgaggatctGACGGAGGAGATGAAGAACCTGCGGGAGCtccagaggcaggagctgagcaag GTCACCTCCAACCTCGGGAAGCTGATCCtgaaggaggagatggagaagtCGCTCCCGATCCGGAGGAAAACTCGCTCACTGCCGGACCGGACGCCTTTCCACACCT CCCTCCACACGAGCTCCAAGAGCTCCTCCCTCCCCGCCTCGGGCCGGAGCACCCTCACCCGG ctgcagtCAGCAGAGTTCGGCTCGGCCGGGAGCGAGAAGGGGAGCCCTg ccctgcaggtaAGAGCTCACCTGGACACGGACCCCGAGACCCAGGAGACGGTGACGGGGGCGGGGACACCGGGGCCACCTCGGGGACGGTCCCTGGAGGGGGGAGGGACCTGGAGCCCCCCCTGA
- the DMTN gene encoding dematin isoform X3, whose translation MERLQKQPLTSPGSVCSSRGSSVPGSPSSIVAKMDNEVLGYKDLAAIPKDKAILDIERPDLMIYEPHFTYSLMEHVELPRSRERSLSPKSMSPPPSPEVIREWLESRPPSSAALPPSRQGPAPTRSSVQHFHRPETDTTELNIYKKPPIYRQKDHHSSAHHGKHLIEDLIIESSKFPAAQPPDPNQPAKIETDYWPCPPSLAVVETEWRRRMASKRGEEEDEDLTEEMKNLRELQRQELSKVTSNLGKLILKEEMEKSLPIRRKTRSLPDRTPFHTSLHTSSKSSSLPASGRSTLTRLQSAEFGSAGSEKGSPALQNGQRGRMDRGNSLPSMLEQKIYPYEMLMVTNRGRVKLPPGVDRTRLERHLSPEDFLKVFEMSPEEFGKLALWKRNELKKKAFLF comes from the exons ATGGAAAGACTGCAGAAG CAGCCTCTGACCTCCCCTGGGAGCGTCTGCTCTTCGCGCGGATCCAGCGTTCCCGGCTCTCCCTCCAGCATCGTG GCCAAAATGGACAACGAGGTCCTGGGCTACAAGGACCTGGCTGCCATCCCCAAGGACAAAGCCATCCTGGACATCGAGCGCCCCGACCTGATGATCTACGAGCCCCACTTCACCTACTCGCTGATGGAGCACGTGGAGCTGCCCCGGAGCCGCGAG CGCTCCCTGTCTCCCAAATCCATGTCTCCTCCTCCGTCTCCAGAG GTGATCCGGGAGTGGCTGGAGAGCCGCCCCCCCAGCAGCGCCGCGCTGCCCCCCTCGCGCCAGGGCCCTGCTCCCACGCGCAGCAGCGTCCAGCACTTCCACCGCCCCG aGACCGACACCACAGAGCTCAACATTTACAAGAAGCCCCCGATCTACCGGCAGAAAG ACCACCATTCCAGCGCCCACCACGGGAAGCATCTCATCGAGGACCTGATCATCGAATCCTCCAAATTCCCGGCGGCGCAGCCCCCGGATCCCAACCAGCCCGCCAAGATCGAGACCGACTACTGGCCCTGCCCGCCCTCGCTGGCCGTCGTGG AGACggagtggaggaggaggatggcgTCCAAGAgaggtgaggaggaggatgaggatctGACGGAGGAGATGAAGAACCTGCGGGAGCtccagaggcaggagctgagcaag GTCACCTCCAACCTCGGGAAGCTGATCCtgaaggaggagatggagaagtCGCTCCCGATCCGGAGGAAAACTCGCTCACTGCCGGACCGGACGCCTTTCCACACCT CCCTCCACACGAGCTCCAAGAGCTCCTCCCTCCCCGCCTCGGGCCGGAGCACCCTCACCCGG ctgcagtCAGCAGAGTTCGGCTCGGCCGGGAGCGAGAAGGGGAGCCCTg ccctgcag AACGGCCAGCGCGGGCGGATGGACAGAGGGAACTCCCTGCCCAGCATGCTGGAGCAGAAg ATCTACCCCTACGAGATGCTGATGGTGACGAACCGAGGCCGAGTGAAGCTCCCGCCCGGCGTGGACAGGACCAGGCTGGAG CGCCACCTGTCCCCCGAGGATTTCCTGAAGGTGTTCGAGATGTCGCCGGAGGAGTTCGGCAAGCTGGCGCTGTGGAAGCGCAACGAGCTGAAGAAGAAAGCCTTCCTCTTCTga